A single genomic interval of bacterium harbors:
- a CDS encoding fructose-bisphosphate aldolase: MYRMLYQFGPANGTFLFLPLDQGLEHGPVDFFNNPDSLDTDYIFRLGIEGRYSGVAIHIGLAERYYPKFAGKIPLLLKVNGKSTIPPDDEAFSPLTGSVKDAVRLGADAVGYTLYVGSPAQDRDIAQLNSVRADCERFGMPLVVWSYPRGTFAEKKGGRDSLYCVDYAARMAEELGADVVKINLPKGTSADSPKPYNTLQMDELEMARKVVKSAGRCMVLFSGGSKVSDADLLHKVDICMKAGATGLIFGRNMWQRQWDDALAIGRKVHEVLGQYGMPERG; the protein is encoded by the coding sequence ATGTACCGGATGCTCTACCAGTTCGGGCCCGCCAACGGGACCTTCCTGTTTCTGCCTTTGGACCAGGGGCTGGAGCATGGGCCGGTCGATTTCTTCAACAACCCCGACTCGCTGGACACCGACTACATCTTCCGTCTTGGGATCGAGGGCCGCTACTCGGGCGTGGCGATCCACATCGGGCTGGCAGAGCGGTACTACCCGAAGTTCGCCGGCAAGATTCCGTTGCTTTTGAAGGTCAACGGCAAGTCGACCATTCCGCCGGATGACGAGGCCTTTTCGCCGCTGACCGGCTCGGTGAAGGACGCGGTGCGTCTGGGCGCCGACGCGGTCGGTTACACGCTCTATGTCGGCTCGCCGGCGCAGGATCGCGACATCGCGCAGCTCAACAGCGTGCGCGCCGACTGCGAACGCTTTGGCATGCCGCTGGTGGTCTGGTCGTATCCGCGCGGCACCTTCGCCGAGAAGAAGGGCGGGCGCGATTCGCTCTATTGCGTCGACTATGCCGCGCGCATGGCCGAGGAATTGGGCGCCGATGTTGTCAAAATCAATCTGCCCAAGGGGACATCCGCCGACTCGCCGAAGCCGTATAACACCCTGCAGATGGACGAGCTGGAGATGGCGCGTAAGGTGGTCAAGTCGGCCGGCAGGTGCATGGTGCTGTTCTCCGGCGGCTCGAAGGTCTCGGATGCGGACTTGCTGCACAAGGTGGACATCTGCATGAAGGCCGGGGCGACCGGGTTGATCTTCGGACGCAACATGTGGCAGCGCCAGTGGGATGACGCGCTGGCCATCGGCCGGAAGGTGCATGAGGTGCTCGGGCAGTACGGGATGCCGGAGCGGGGGTAA